The Paenibacillus uliginis N3/975 genome has a window encoding:
- a CDS encoding ABC transporter permease — protein MFLAVRELKHSKLRYLLIGFIMVLIAWLVLFVTGLAQGLASDNASSIQNMKADYLVVQKESDQRLNRSVLTEQDWNDIREHTGEQSATPLGVQMTTLTRSNSTSKVDAAFFAIDTEQMLAPTVVEGSMISQTKADEVLADRSLKEEDFKLGDQIIDQASGKAFTIVGFTEGQSFSHAPVLHMNYKGWESIHNSDSGRGMFFNAIALSASSDQADQLVQQVPDIDVISKDQALQGIPGYKEEQGSLMMMIVFLYIIAAFVLAVFFYVITIQKMNQFGVLKAIGAQSAYLARNLILQVMLLSVVSLIISIALTYGVAALIGNSIPFDLSPSLVLGSAGLFLFVSLIGSLLSLYRVVKIDAIEAIGRAA, from the coding sequence ATGTTTCTTGCTGTGCGTGAGCTCAAACATTCGAAGCTGCGATATTTATTAATCGGGTTTATCATGGTCCTGATCGCCTGGCTCGTTCTGTTTGTAACCGGTCTGGCCCAAGGGCTAGCATCAGATAATGCATCCTCGATCCAAAATATGAAGGCTGACTATCTCGTCGTACAAAAGGAATCTGACCAGCGTCTAAACCGCTCGGTTTTGACCGAGCAGGATTGGAACGATATCAGGGAGCATACCGGTGAACAATCGGCTACCCCGTTAGGTGTCCAGATGACTACACTGACGCGAAGCAACTCTACCTCGAAGGTGGATGCCGCATTTTTTGCTATCGATACGGAGCAGATGCTGGCACCTACCGTGGTGGAAGGCTCGATGATCAGCCAAACAAAAGCTGACGAGGTGCTGGCCGATCGCTCCTTGAAGGAAGAGGATTTCAAGCTGGGTGACCAGATCATCGATCAAGCTTCCGGCAAAGCCTTTACTATCGTTGGTTTTACCGAAGGTCAGTCCTTTAGCCACGCGCCGGTTCTTCATATGAACTATAAGGGCTGGGAATCTATTCACAACTCGGACTCAGGTCGCGGGATGTTCTTTAACGCCATTGCATTGAGTGCAAGTTCGGATCAGGCCGACCAGCTGGTCCAGCAGGTTCCGGACATTGATGTCATTAGTAAAGACCAGGCCCTGCAAGGAATTCCGGGCTATAAAGAAGAACAAGGGTCGCTCATGATGATGATCGTATTTCTGTATATCATTGCCGCCTTTGTGCTCGCTGTATTCTTCTATGTCATTACCATTCAAAAAATGAACCAATTCGGCGTGCTCAAGGCTATCGGAGCCCAATCCGCTTACTTGGCCAGAAATCTGATTTTACAGGTTATGCTCCTTTCGGTTGTCAGTCTGATCATCAGTATTGCCCTTACCTACGGTGTAGCGGCTCTAATCGGCAACAGTATCCCGTTTGATCTATCACCGTCCTTAGTGCTCGGTTCGGCTGGGCTGTTCCTGTTCGTGTCTCTCATCGGTTCTCTGTTGTCACTTTATCGGGTTGTCAAAATTGATGCTATCGAAGCGATCGGGAGGGCTGCATAA
- a CDS encoding HAMP domain-containing sensor histidine kinase produces the protein MKTLYSRIVVTTICIMVLSSVFAFLLSNMYYQYNLKAYNDQKITDMAYDIENFYKHNPEVGIEDYLTHVGKLGYQIVLADGDGHEMFYGGEFSRNSLEPEVIKEVVSGETYHGILNFPSKLFITGFFDNDLMNSIGVPIVIDGVTHALFLRPDVMVQFGEMRIFFSIIMIISILLSILLVGIITRHIVKPIVHLTDATKQISQGKYNLKLNVKRRDEIGKLSTHFSHMAKGLEQLEQMRQEFVSNVSHEIQSPLASIQGFSQTLQTKNLSEEQRNRYLSIIEEESRRMSQLSKQLLMLASLDKEEHILEKSTFDLAAQIKQVLLVTEWSWRSKDLAIDMELPSLFIHGDQQLLHQVWTNLITNSVKFTDSGGSISLRISRLDDMCCIEISDTGIGIAESDLPHIFNRFYKADTARDRKETSTGLGLSITQKIIDLHRGSIEVTSQLGKGTTFRVLLPAV, from the coding sequence GTGAAGACTCTCTATTCCAGAATCGTCGTTACAACGATCTGCATTATGGTGCTAAGCAGCGTATTTGCATTTCTTTTGTCCAATATGTATTACCAATACAATTTGAAGGCTTATAATGACCAGAAAATTACGGATATGGCCTATGATATCGAAAATTTTTACAAGCATAATCCCGAGGTTGGTATTGAAGATTATCTAACTCACGTCGGAAAACTGGGTTATCAGATAGTTCTTGCGGACGGTGATGGACACGAAATGTTTTATGGCGGAGAGTTTAGTCGTAATTCACTAGAGCCAGAGGTGATTAAGGAGGTCGTAAGCGGCGAAACTTATCACGGGATTCTGAACTTTCCATCCAAACTGTTCATTACCGGATTTTTTGATAATGATCTGATGAACTCGATCGGTGTCCCTATCGTAATTGACGGGGTCACCCACGCCCTCTTTCTCAGACCGGATGTGATGGTCCAGTTCGGCGAGATGCGCATCTTTTTCTCGATTATTATGATTATTTCCATTCTGCTGAGCATACTGCTCGTCGGTATTATTACCCGTCACATCGTCAAGCCGATCGTACATCTGACGGATGCTACTAAACAAATATCCCAAGGCAAATACAATCTGAAGCTGAACGTCAAACGGCGGGATGAAATCGGTAAACTGTCTACCCACTTCTCTCATATGGCCAAAGGACTGGAGCAGTTGGAGCAGATGAGACAGGAATTTGTGTCTAACGTTTCGCACGAGATCCAGTCGCCGCTTGCTTCTATTCAGGGATTTTCTCAGACTCTGCAGACGAAGAACCTCTCAGAGGAACAGCGAAACCGTTATTTATCGATTATTGAGGAAGAGAGCCGGCGAATGTCCCAACTGAGCAAACAGCTGCTTATGCTGGCTTCACTGGATAAAGAAGAACACATCTTAGAGAAATCAACTTTTGATCTGGCCGCCCAGATCAAACAGGTGCTGCTCGTTACGGAATGGAGCTGGCGCAGCAAGGATTTAGCTATTGATATGGAGCTGCCGTCACTTTTCATACATGGCGATCAACAGTTGCTGCACCAGGTGTGGACCAATCTCATTACAAACAGTGTGAAGTTTACCGATTCAGGCGGATCGATCTCTTTACGCATTTCACGCCTAGACGATATGTGCTGCATTGAAATATCAGATACAGGCATCGGCATAGCAGAATCGGATTTACCGCATATTTTCAACCGGTTCTATAAAGCGGATACCGCCCGCGACAGGAAAGAAACCAGCACAGGTCTCGGACTGTCCATCACCCAAAAAATTATCGACCTGCATCGCGGTTCCATTGAAGTTACGAGTCAATTAGGCAAAGGAACAACGTTCCGTGTGCTTCTTCCCGCTGTTTAA
- a CDS encoding response regulator transcription factor: protein MVHILIADDDPHIRELLRYHLQLEGYSVYEAADGEEASACLVKEQIHLAVVDVMMPNKDGYQLTEEIRNDYDFPVILLTAKDQLLDKEKGFAVGTDDYVTKPFEPKELLFRIKALLRRYQMVSADKIHLHDTVIDRKSYEVYGHGKVLMLPMKEFDLLSQLASYPDRTFTRDELIQLIWGSDFDGDDRTVDVHIKRLRERFADRSRDFSIRTVRGVGYKLEVGTT from the coding sequence ATGGTTCACATTTTAATCGCAGATGACGATCCTCACATCCGGGAATTATTACGATATCACCTTCAGCTTGAAGGCTATTCTGTATATGAGGCAGCCGACGGAGAAGAAGCCTCAGCCTGTCTTGTCAAAGAACAAATTCATCTGGCCGTTGTCGATGTGATGATGCCGAATAAGGATGGATATCAGCTTACCGAGGAAATCCGAAATGACTACGATTTTCCGGTGATTTTACTTACAGCCAAGGACCAGCTCCTCGATAAGGAAAAGGGCTTTGCCGTCGGGACCGACGATTATGTAACCAAGCCCTTTGAACCAAAGGAATTGTTGTTCCGCATCAAGGCGCTTCTGCGCCGCTATCAGATGGTCAGTGCCGACAAAATCCATCTTCACGATACCGTCATCGACCGGAAAAGCTATGAGGTATACGGCCACGGTAAAGTACTGATGTTGCCGATGAAGGAATTCGATCTGCTCTCTCAGCTCGCAAGCTATCCGGATCGCACATTTACACGCGATGAGCTGATCCAGCTTATTTGGGGCTCGGATTTTGACGGCGACGACCGTACGGTTGATGTGCATATTAAACGGCTGAGAGAACGATTCGCGGATCGAAGCAGAGACTTTAGTATCCGCACAGTGCGGGGGGTCGGGTATAAGCTGGAGGTTGGTACCACGTGA